One part of the Raphanus sativus cultivar WK10039 chromosome 7, ASM80110v3, whole genome shotgun sequence genome encodes these proteins:
- the LOC108815362 gene encoding 60S ribosomal protein L34-2-like: MVQRLVYRSRHSYATKSNQHRILKTPGGKLTFQTTKKRASGPKCPVTGKRIQGIPHLRPAEYKRSRLSRNRRTVNRAYGGVLSALAVRERIVRAFLVEEQKIVKKVLKLQKAKEKVAPRS; the protein is encoded by the exons ATGGTTCAGCGTCTTGTATACCGTTCGCGTCACAGCTACGCCACCAAATCTAACCAGCACAGGATCCTCAAAACCCCAG GTGGTAAATTGACATTCCAGACCACTAAGAAGCGTGCAAGTGGACCCAAATGTCCTGTCACCGGCAAGCGTATTCAGGGT ATCCCTCACTTGAGGCCTGCTGAGTACAAGAGGTCTAGATTGTCTAGAAACAGGAGGACCGTGAACCGTGCTTATGGTGGTGTTTTATCTGCTTTGGCTGTTAGAGAAAG AATCGTTCGTGCTTTCCTTGTGGAGGAGCAGAAGATTGTGAAGAAGGTTTTGAAGCTCCAAAAGGCCAAGGAAAAGGTTGCTCCCAGGAGCTAG
- the LOC108835665 gene encoding uncharacterized protein LOC108835665 isoform X1, giving the protein MASSSSYLPLSNRISLLLPLVVFSLFSSSSLVASEPEALKGVGPGDSALDVNLTSCERIQVSGYPRAELGKYAHSFKIKLAPLVTLPERLHSKIQVCLHRNVSLGMCKCEKSDWKNLHKGQWSFAMSPYDTQYIDVKFSGQSSGSVTISVTEDFQQWRILCLVAGLVVILAAPVVSSWLPFYYTSSMAVGVFLVVLIIIFQVMRLLPTGRKNVMYLAFYGSVVGAGSFILHQFSMMVDMILVNFGLSEDMYSPVAILVLVGIAITGAAFGFWTVRKFVVSKDGGVDASVAQFVKWAMRSVAATFIFQSTMDTPLAMGAFASASLLGYLLSKTIHNREKVVTQRQWLVPAGKGRPMQGRAEFLSRPGGGLWNSARTVPSSTGSPSNGLRNVMSSFNRRIPIERKDYYSTYHRTPNRKKLTKEEYEEVTRETTREAMAGLTASPGFSDWLIEHADRIKLLPPDESYDDEFGSESDSTGEQSWRGFIW; this is encoded by the exons ATGGCTTCTTCGTCTTCGTATCTTCCTCTTTCCAATCGAATCTCTTTACTCCTCCCTCTCGTTgtattctctctcttctcctcctcctccttggtCGCATCGGAACCGGAGGCGCTCAAAG GTGTTGGTCCTGGCGACTCAGCTCTGGATGTGAACCTTACTTCCTGTGAGCGCATCCAAGTCTCTGGCTACCCAAGAGCCGAATTAGGAAAGTATGCTCATTCCTTTAAGATCAAGTTGGCTCCTTTGGTTACTCTCCCAGAGAGGCTACACAGCAAAATCCAGGTTTGTCTTCACCG GAACGTTTCACTTGGAATGTGCAAGTGTGAGAAATCTGATTGGAAAAATCTTCACAAGGGCCAGTGGAGCTTTGCCATGTCCCCATATGATACACAATACATTGATGTGAAGTTCAGTGGTCAGTCCTCTGGTTCAGTCACCATCTCCGTTACTGAAG ATTTTCAGCAATGGCGTATTCTCTGTCTTGTGGCTGGACTGGTCGTGATCTTGGCAGCACCGGTCGTCAGCAGCTGGCTTCCGTTTTACTACACCAGCTCCATGGCTGTTGGTGTTTTCCTCGTCGTTCTTATCATTATTTTCCAG GTTATGAGGCTATTGCCTACTGGGAGAAAAAATGTTATGTATCTTGCTTTCTATGGATCCGTG GTAGGGGCTGGATCATTCATTCTACATCAATTCTCGATGATGGTTGACATGATTCTTGTCAACTTTGGGCTGAGTGAAGACATGTATAGTCCA GTTGCAATACTCGTGCTTGTGGGAATAGCCATTACAGGAGCTGCATTCGGGTTCTGGACGGTGAGGAAGTTCGTTGTCTCCAAAGATGGAGGCGTGGATGCTAGCGTTGCCCAGTTTGTTAAATGGGCCATGCGTTCTGTAGCCGCCACGTTTATTTTCCAG AGCACAATGGATACTCCTTTGGCGATGGGAGCTTTCGCCTCAGCTAGCTTACTCGGTTATCTTCTCAGCAAAACAATTCACAATAG GGAAAAAGTTGTAACTCAAAGGCAGTGGCTGGTTCCTGCTGGCAAGGGACGTCCAATGCAAGGACGAGCTGAGTTTCTAAGCCGTCCTGGAGGTGGACTGTGGAACAGTGCTAGGACTGTACCTTCATCTACTGGTTCTCCTTCCAACG GTTTGAGGAATGTGATGTCATCGTTTAACCGGAGAATACCGATTGAAAGGAAGGATTACTATTCTACATACCACAGGACGCCGAACCGGAAGAAGCTGACAAAGGAAGAGTATGAAGAGGTGACACGAGAGACGACGAGGGAAGCAATGGCGGGACTCACTGCTTCTCCAGGATTCAGTGATTGGTTGATTGAGCATGCTGACAGGATCAAGTTGCTTCCTCCTGACGAAAGTTATGATGACGAGTTCGGTAGTGAGTCAGACTCAACCGGTGAACAATCCTGGAGAGGGTTTATCTGGTAG
- the LOC108835665 gene encoding uncharacterized protein LOC108835665 isoform X2 translates to MLIPLRSSWLLWLLSQRGYTAKSRNVSLGMCKCEKSDWKNLHKGQWSFAMSPYDTQYIDVKFSGQSSGSVTISVTEDFQQWRILCLVAGLVVILAAPVVSSWLPFYYTSSMAVGVFLVVLIIIFQVMRLLPTGRKNVMYLAFYGSVVGAGSFILHQFSMMVDMILVNFGLSEDMYSPVAILVLVGIAITGAAFGFWTVRKFVVSKDGGVDASVAQFVKWAMRSVAATFIFQSTMDTPLAMGAFASASLLGYLLSKTIHNREKVVTQRQWLVPAGKGRPMQGRAEFLSRPGGGLWNSARTVPSSTGSPSNGLRNVMSSFNRRIPIERKDYYSTYHRTPNRKKLTKEEYEEVTRETTREAMAGLTASPGFSDWLIEHADRIKLLPPDESYDDEFGSESDSTGEQSWRGFIW, encoded by the exons ATGCTCATTCCTTTAAGATCAAGTTGGCTCCTTTGGTTACTCTCCCAGAGAGGCTACACAGCAAAATCCAG GAACGTTTCACTTGGAATGTGCAAGTGTGAGAAATCTGATTGGAAAAATCTTCACAAGGGCCAGTGGAGCTTTGCCATGTCCCCATATGATACACAATACATTGATGTGAAGTTCAGTGGTCAGTCCTCTGGTTCAGTCACCATCTCCGTTACTGAAG ATTTTCAGCAATGGCGTATTCTCTGTCTTGTGGCTGGACTGGTCGTGATCTTGGCAGCACCGGTCGTCAGCAGCTGGCTTCCGTTTTACTACACCAGCTCCATGGCTGTTGGTGTTTTCCTCGTCGTTCTTATCATTATTTTCCAG GTTATGAGGCTATTGCCTACTGGGAGAAAAAATGTTATGTATCTTGCTTTCTATGGATCCGTG GTAGGGGCTGGATCATTCATTCTACATCAATTCTCGATGATGGTTGACATGATTCTTGTCAACTTTGGGCTGAGTGAAGACATGTATAGTCCA GTTGCAATACTCGTGCTTGTGGGAATAGCCATTACAGGAGCTGCATTCGGGTTCTGGACGGTGAGGAAGTTCGTTGTCTCCAAAGATGGAGGCGTGGATGCTAGCGTTGCCCAGTTTGTTAAATGGGCCATGCGTTCTGTAGCCGCCACGTTTATTTTCCAG AGCACAATGGATACTCCTTTGGCGATGGGAGCTTTCGCCTCAGCTAGCTTACTCGGTTATCTTCTCAGCAAAACAATTCACAATAG GGAAAAAGTTGTAACTCAAAGGCAGTGGCTGGTTCCTGCTGGCAAGGGACGTCCAATGCAAGGACGAGCTGAGTTTCTAAGCCGTCCTGGAGGTGGACTGTGGAACAGTGCTAGGACTGTACCTTCATCTACTGGTTCTCCTTCCAACG GTTTGAGGAATGTGATGTCATCGTTTAACCGGAGAATACCGATTGAAAGGAAGGATTACTATTCTACATACCACAGGACGCCGAACCGGAAGAAGCTGACAAAGGAAGAGTATGAAGAGGTGACACGAGAGACGACGAGGGAAGCAATGGCGGGACTCACTGCTTCTCCAGGATTCAGTGATTGGTTGATTGAGCATGCTGACAGGATCAAGTTGCTTCCTCCTGACGAAAGTTATGATGACGAGTTCGGTAGTGAGTCAGACTCAACCGGTGAACAATCCTGGAGAGGGTTTATCTGGTAG
- the LOC108814461 gene encoding uncharacterized protein LOC108814461, translating to MRRFSCKQNSDFLTHLDPVTLNANISSETQFIIAASANVGKLKEHPPSSYSLKIHNFSQFKKSTAFSDHKYKSRIFSSGGYNWRMIIYPKGNQKDNGIGFISMYVEIDTASLMVFTPPSDVFAELRFFVYNKKENKYLTIQDIEVKRFNALKTVWGLQQVLPCDTFINPDNGYIFEGDQCEFGVDVIVCPPLTNWEILSFTEKFSDSKFSWAIKKFSELKENVQTSKSFSMGGKKWFLKLYPKGNSSANGKCLSIFLYLTDCDKPKADEKIFVQANFRVLDPLGSNHFRYPLEKWYTEQTPAWGWAQFLSLAGLPKRYLDKEDTLKVEVELKVVSATKYSST from the exons ATGAGAAGATTTTCGTGCAAGCAAAATTCCGATTTCTTGACCCACTTGGATCCAGTCACTTTGAACGCCAATATATCTTCTGAAACGCAGTTCATAA TCGCAGCTTCTGCAAACGTAGGGAAATTGAAAGAGCATCCTCCTTCGTCGTATTCCCTCAAGATTCACAACTTCTCACAATTTAAGAAGTCGACTGCCTTTTCTGATCATAAATACAAATCTCGTATTTTCTCCTCTGGTGGATATAACTG GAGAATGATCATATACCCAAAAGGGAATCAAAAGGATAATGGGATTGGATTTATTTCCATGTACGTGGAAATAGATACCGCAAGCTTGATGGTATTTACACCACCTTCAGATGTTTTTGCAGAACTTCGTTTCTTTGTCTAcaacaagaaagaaaacaagTACCTTACTATTCAAG atataGAAGTAAAGCGGTTCAATGCACTTAAAACGGTGTGGGGATTGCAGCAAGTTCTTCCATGTGATACATTCATTAACCCTGACAATGGTTACATCTTCGAGGGTGATCAATGTGAGTTTGGTGTTGATGTCATTGTTTGCCCACCCCTTACCAACTGGGAGATCCTCTCTTTTACTGAGAAATTCTCTGATTCTAAGTTCTCTTGGGCtataaagaaattttctgaGTTGAAAGAGAATGTCCAGACATCAAAAAGTTTCTCAATGGGAGGAAAGAAATG GTTTCTAAAGCTGTATCCGAAGGGCAACAGTAGCGCAAATGGAAAATGCTTATCCATTTTTCTGTATTTAACTGATTGTGATAAACCAAAAGCTGATGAGAAGATTTTCGTGCAAGCAAATTTCCGAGTTCTTGACCCACTTGGATCCAATCACTTTAGATATCCAT TGGAAAAGTGGTACACAGAACAAACCCCGGCTTGGGGTTGGGCTCAGTTCTTATCTTTAGCTGGACTTCCAAAGCGTTACTTGGACAAGGAAGACACGCTTAAAGTTGAGGTCGAATTAAAAGTTGTTTCTGCGACCAAATACTCTTCCACATAG
- the LOC108814462 gene encoding uncharacterized protein LOC108814462 isoform X1 produces MGLNSSTAASTEVSTIVKHWREHPPSSYSLKIQNFSELEKSTAFSDHKYQSRLFSYGGYNCRRLIIYPKGNGEDNVSGFISMYVEIDIESLIVFTPPIEIFAELRFFVYNKKENKYFTIQDVGLKPFSALKTRWGLQQVLPCVTFNNPDNGYIFEGGQCEFGVDVIVAPSLINWEVLSFTKKYYDPKFSWAIKNFSELKENVQKSNSFPMGGKNWVLQLYPKGDSRVDGKWLSIFLYLADSDKPEADERIFVRASFRVLNPLGFNHFEYQSKKWYTEQTPAWGWSQFLSLAELPKLYLDKEDTLKVEVEFKVVSATKYYSTEADPLDEEWVQLTPENYID; encoded by the exons ATGGGTTTAAACTCGTCAACCGCAGCTTCAACAGAAGTTTCTACCATCGTGAAGCACTGGAGAGAGCATCCTCCTTCGTCTTATTCCCTTAAGATTCAAAACTTCTCAGAACTTGAGAAGTCGACTGCCTTCTCTGATCATAAATACCAATCTCGTCTTTTCTCCTATGGTGGATATAACTG CAGGAGACTGATCATATACCCAAAAGGGAACGGAGAAGACAATGTGAGTGGATTTATTTCCATGTACGTGGAAATAGATATCGAAAGCTTGATTGTATTCACACCTCCTATAGAGATTTTTGCGGAGCTCCGTTTCTTTGTCTAcaataagaaagaaaacaagTATTTTACTATTCAAG ATGTAGGATTAAAACCGTTCAGCGCACTTAAAACGAGGTGGGGGTTGCAGCAAGTTCTTCCATGTGTTACATTCAACAACCCTGACAACGGTTACATCTTTGAGGGAGGTCAATGTGAGTTTGGTGTTGATGTCATTGTTGCTCCATCCCTTATCAATTGGGAAGTCCTCTCGTTTACTAAGAAATACTATGATCCTAAGTTCTCTTGGGCTATAAAAAACTTTTCTGAATTGAAAGAGAATGTCCAGAAATCAAACAGTTTTCCAATGGGAGGAAAGAATTG GGTTCTACAGCTGTATCCAAAGGGGGACTCTAGAGTAGATGGAAAATGGTTATCCATTTTTCTGTATTTAGCTGATAGTGATAAACCAGAAGCTGATGAGAGGATTTTCGTGCGAGCAAGTTTCCGAGTTCTTAACCCACTTGGATTCAATCACTTTGAATATCAAT CGAAAAAGTGGTACACAGAACAAACCCCGGCTTGGGGTTGGTCTCAGTTCTTATCTTTAGCTGAACTTCCAAAGCTTTACTTGGACAAGGAAGACACGCTTAAAGTTGAGGTCGAATTTAAAGTTGTTTCTGCGACCAAATACTATTCCACAGAGGCGGATCCACTTGACGAGGAATGGGTTCAATTAACCCCAGAAAATTACATAGATTAG
- the LOC108814462 gene encoding uncharacterized protein LOC108814462 isoform X2 → MGLNSSTAASTEVSTIVKHWREHPPSSYSLKIQNFSELEKSTAFSDHKYQSRLFSYGGYNWRLIIYPKGNGEDNVSGFISMYVEIDIESLIVFTPPIEIFAELRFFVYNKKENKYFTIQDVGLKPFSALKTRWGLQQVLPCVTFNNPDNGYIFEGGQCEFGVDVIVAPSLINWEVLSFTKKYYDPKFSWAIKNFSELKENVQKSNSFPMGGKNWVLQLYPKGDSRVDGKWLSIFLYLADSDKPEADERIFVRASFRVLNPLGFNHFEYQSKKWYTEQTPAWGWSQFLSLAELPKLYLDKEDTLKVEVEFKVVSATKYYSTEADPLDEEWVQLTPENYID, encoded by the exons ATGGGTTTAAACTCGTCAACCGCAGCTTCAACAGAAGTTTCTACCATCGTGAAGCACTGGAGAGAGCATCCTCCTTCGTCTTATTCCCTTAAGATTCAAAACTTCTCAGAACTTGAGAAGTCGACTGCCTTCTCTGATCATAAATACCAATCTCGTCTTTTCTCCTATGGTGGATATAACTG GAGACTGATCATATACCCAAAAGGGAACGGAGAAGACAATGTGAGTGGATTTATTTCCATGTACGTGGAAATAGATATCGAAAGCTTGATTGTATTCACACCTCCTATAGAGATTTTTGCGGAGCTCCGTTTCTTTGTCTAcaataagaaagaaaacaagTATTTTACTATTCAAG ATGTAGGATTAAAACCGTTCAGCGCACTTAAAACGAGGTGGGGGTTGCAGCAAGTTCTTCCATGTGTTACATTCAACAACCCTGACAACGGTTACATCTTTGAGGGAGGTCAATGTGAGTTTGGTGTTGATGTCATTGTTGCTCCATCCCTTATCAATTGGGAAGTCCTCTCGTTTACTAAGAAATACTATGATCCTAAGTTCTCTTGGGCTATAAAAAACTTTTCTGAATTGAAAGAGAATGTCCAGAAATCAAACAGTTTTCCAATGGGAGGAAAGAATTG GGTTCTACAGCTGTATCCAAAGGGGGACTCTAGAGTAGATGGAAAATGGTTATCCATTTTTCTGTATTTAGCTGATAGTGATAAACCAGAAGCTGATGAGAGGATTTTCGTGCGAGCAAGTTTCCGAGTTCTTAACCCACTTGGATTCAATCACTTTGAATATCAAT CGAAAAAGTGGTACACAGAACAAACCCCGGCTTGGGGTTGGTCTCAGTTCTTATCTTTAGCTGAACTTCCAAAGCTTTACTTGGACAAGGAAGACACGCTTAAAGTTGAGGTCGAATTTAAAGTTGTTTCTGCGACCAAATACTATTCCACAGAGGCGGATCCACTTGACGAGGAATGGGTTCAATTAACCCCAGAAAATTACATAGATTAG